The Mycobacterium paragordonae genome includes a region encoding these proteins:
- a CDS encoding class I SAM-dependent methyltransferase yields MTKHHPNDYLPATGHQALLPAYDLMSRLMGFNSVYQKLIEQAELADGQRVLEIGCGTGNVIIRAKRSRPGIEAVGSDPDPRILDRARRKAAGLNGIRFDDAYAQRLPYADGEFDRVLSSMMLHHVGADAKAVVAAEVFRVLRPGGRLHLVDIASGVHAHHGLLARLVKRNPHFSDNVGDAIPRLLSEAGFECSEVATQSQHVVGQLAYYQAVRPA; encoded by the coding sequence ATGACCAAGCATCATCCAAATGACTATCTGCCTGCGACCGGTCACCAGGCGCTGCTGCCCGCCTACGACCTGATGTCCCGCCTCATGGGATTCAACAGCGTTTATCAGAAGCTGATTGAGCAGGCCGAACTCGCGGACGGGCAGCGCGTCCTGGAAATCGGCTGCGGCACCGGGAATGTCATCATCAGGGCCAAGCGATCGCGACCTGGGATCGAGGCGGTGGGATCCGACCCCGACCCCCGGATACTCGACCGGGCGCGGCGAAAGGCGGCCGGATTGAACGGCATTCGGTTCGACGACGCCTATGCGCAGCGATTGCCTTACGCCGACGGCGAGTTCGACCGGGTGCTGTCGTCGATGATGCTGCACCACGTCGGTGCGGACGCGAAAGCCGTTGTGGCCGCGGAGGTATTCCGGGTGCTGCGCCCCGGCGGCCGGCTGCACCTCGTCGACATAGCCAGTGGCGTGCACGCCCACCACGGCCTGCTGGCACGGCTGGTGAAGCGGAATCCGCATTTCAGCGACAACGTCGGGGACGCGATTCCTCGGCTGCTGAGTGAGGCCGGGTTCGAGTGCAGCGAGGTTGCCACCCAGTCACAGCACGTAGTCGGGCAGCTCGCGTATTACCAGGCCGTCCGCCCGGCGTAG
- a CDS encoding MBL fold metallo-hydrolase produces the protein MGSVELGRAVVTRVLELRFDLPTRAFPHTPPGRWRDNADLLAPDFFDPDTDQWHIAIQSWVIEVDGLTVVVDTGVGNDRTRPQMPPLDHLNTGYLTALQSAGVDRNAVDVVVNTHVHSDHVGWNTMLHDDAWLPTFPNARYLVPQADYRHFHPDGAAAQQDPRTEEEALQQLGNRLVFEDSVLPVDAQIVQWSDDYEISPALRLRPAPGHTPGSSVLWLDAGRPAVFVGDLTHNPIQVRRPDDPCAFDIDQGAAAVTRRRIFSEAAAAGAAVVPAHYPGHGGATLRTVADRFEVDQWLDIESL, from the coding sequence ATGGGTTCGGTTGAGCTGGGACGCGCCGTCGTGACGCGGGTGCTGGAGCTGCGGTTCGACCTGCCGACCCGGGCCTTTCCGCACACGCCGCCCGGCCGGTGGCGCGACAACGCCGACCTGCTGGCGCCGGACTTCTTCGACCCCGATACCGATCAATGGCACATCGCGATCCAGAGCTGGGTGATCGAAGTCGACGGACTGACGGTTGTCGTGGACACCGGCGTCGGCAACGACCGGACTCGCCCGCAGATGCCGCCGCTGGACCACTTGAACACCGGCTACCTCACGGCGCTGCAATCGGCCGGCGTCGACCGCAATGCCGTCGACGTGGTGGTCAACACCCACGTCCATTCCGATCACGTCGGGTGGAACACCATGCTGCACGACGATGCGTGGTTGCCGACATTCCCGAACGCCCGGTACCTGGTGCCGCAGGCCGACTACCGGCACTTCCACCCCGACGGGGCAGCGGCACAACAGGATCCGCGCACCGAGGAGGAAGCGCTGCAACAGCTCGGTAACCGGCTGGTGTTCGAGGACAGCGTCCTGCCGGTGGATGCGCAAATCGTCCAATGGTCAGACGACTACGAGATCAGCCCTGCCCTGCGATTACGCCCCGCGCCGGGGCACACCCCCGGATCCTCGGTGCTGTGGCTCGACGCGGGCCGGCCGGCGGTCTTCGTCGGCGATCTGACCCACAACCCGATACAGGTGCGCCGCCCCGACGACCCCTGCGCCTTCGACATCGACCAAGGCGCCGCCGCCGTTACCCGCCGCCGGATCTTCTCCGAAGCCGCCGCGGCCGGGGCGGCCGTCGTACCCGCGCACTACCCAGGACACGGAGGCGCAACGCTGCGCACCGTCGCCGACCGCTTCGAGGTCGACCAGTGGCTGGACATCGAGTCGCTCTAG
- a CDS encoding L-fuculose-phosphate aldolase, translating to MKFVDNAEDAVLAAAKDMLRRGLVEGTAGNISARRSDGNVVITPSSVDYADMVLDDLVLVDPDGAVLQAKDGRMPSTEMQLHLACYQAFDDIGSVIHSHPVWATMFAVAHQPIPACIDEFAVYCGGDVRCAEYAASGTPDVGANAVKALEGRGAALIANHGLVAVGPRPDKVMHITALVERTAQIAWGARALGGFVPVPEEVNRNFAGVYTYLRSL from the coding sequence ATGAAATTCGTTGATAACGCGGAAGACGCCGTGCTGGCGGCAGCCAAGGACATGCTGCGCCGAGGGCTGGTCGAGGGCACCGCCGGGAACATCTCGGCCCGGCGCTCCGACGGCAACGTGGTGATCACGCCGTCGTCTGTCGACTACGCGGACATGGTCCTCGACGATCTGGTCCTGGTGGACCCCGACGGCGCCGTGCTGCAAGCCAAGGACGGCCGCATGCCCTCGACCGAGATGCAGCTCCACCTGGCGTGCTATCAGGCGTTCGACGACATCGGCAGCGTCATCCACAGCCACCCGGTGTGGGCCACCATGTTCGCCGTCGCGCACCAGCCGATCCCGGCCTGCATCGACGAGTTCGCGGTGTACTGCGGCGGGGACGTGCGCTGCGCCGAGTACGCCGCGTCCGGCACTCCCGACGTCGGCGCCAACGCGGTCAAGGCATTGGAAGGACGGGGCGCCGCTCTCATCGCCAATCACGGCCTGGTGGCCGTGGGACCGCGACCCGACAAGGTAATGCACATCACCGCACTGGTCGAGCGCACCGCGCAAATCGCCTGGGGCGCAAGGGCACTGGGTGGATTCGTGCCGGTACCTGAGGAAGTGAACCGGAACTTCGCCGGTGTGTACACCTACCTGCGCAGTCTCTGA
- a CDS encoding zinc-dependent alcohol dehydrogenase — protein MRALVYGVPPESHDVAADAGELVQNLARTPTALREVPEPVLLRDDWVVTRPRLTGICGSDSKQILLDFGADDADNALAAFCSFPQVMGHEVVADVVEVGPEATGIEVGQRVVLNPWLSCGPRGIHPQCPACDNGDYSLCWSFTDGDIKPGIHTGVSADVTGGYAELMPAHDSMLFPVPDSVPDEMAVFADPFSVSLHAITRHPPARLGRVLVYGAGSLGLCAVAILRALYPDVAVAVVARFAAQAELAKNFGAAKVLAHEPRLALIEELIAWGGGRLRQPLMGLPMAYPGAVDVVYDTVGKPETFEVGVRVLRARGTLVKAGVHAPGRWEWSPLYFKEISWVGSNAFGIEEVDGVRKHAIAHYLDLVTDGRIDLRPMLTHTFRLAQWRDAFLAIADQGRSGAVKVAIDQR, from the coding sequence GTGAGGGCACTGGTCTATGGTGTGCCGCCCGAGTCACACGATGTTGCGGCGGATGCGGGTGAACTCGTCCAGAATCTGGCCCGGACTCCGACAGCGTTGCGTGAGGTACCCGAACCCGTTCTGCTGCGCGATGATTGGGTGGTCACCCGGCCCCGGTTGACCGGTATCTGTGGGTCGGACTCCAAGCAGATTCTGCTGGACTTCGGTGCGGACGACGCCGACAACGCCCTCGCCGCTTTCTGCTCGTTTCCGCAAGTGATGGGCCACGAGGTGGTGGCCGATGTGGTCGAGGTAGGGCCTGAAGCCACGGGGATTGAGGTTGGTCAGCGAGTGGTGCTCAACCCGTGGCTCTCCTGCGGCCCGCGGGGCATCCACCCGCAGTGTCCGGCCTGCGACAACGGTGACTACAGCCTGTGCTGGAGCTTCACCGACGGCGACATCAAGCCCGGAATCCACACCGGAGTATCGGCCGATGTCACCGGGGGATACGCGGAGTTGATGCCCGCCCACGACAGCATGTTGTTCCCGGTTCCTGACTCGGTGCCCGACGAGATGGCGGTGTTCGCCGATCCGTTCTCGGTGTCCCTGCACGCGATCACCCGTCACCCGCCGGCGCGTTTGGGCCGGGTTCTGGTGTACGGGGCCGGCTCGCTGGGGTTGTGCGCGGTGGCGATACTGCGGGCGCTGTACCCGGATGTCGCGGTGGCCGTCGTCGCGCGGTTTGCTGCTCAGGCAGAACTGGCGAAGAACTTTGGGGCCGCCAAAGTCCTTGCGCACGAACCACGTCTGGCACTGATCGAGGAGCTGATCGCCTGGGGTGGGGGTCGGCTGCGACAGCCGTTGATGGGACTGCCGATGGCGTACCCGGGCGCGGTCGACGTCGTGTACGACACGGTGGGCAAGCCGGAGACTTTCGAGGTCGGAGTGCGGGTGTTGAGGGCGCGCGGGACGCTGGTGAAAGCCGGGGTGCATGCGCCGGGCCGCTGGGAATGGAGCCCCTTGTACTTCAAGGAGATCAGCTGGGTCGGATCCAATGCGTTCGGGATCGAGGAGGTGGACGGGGTGCGCAAGCACGCCATCGCGCATTATCTCGACCTGGTGACAGACGGACGAATAGATCTGCGGCCCATGCTGACTCACACGTTTCGGTTGGCGCAGTGGCGCGACGCCTTTCTTGCGATCGCCGATCAGGGCCGCAGTGGCGCGGTCAAGGTAGCGATCGATCAGCGCTAG
- a CDS encoding helix-turn-helix transcriptional regulator, with amino-acid sequence MTQATRLSRHRDGVPVYRYRTDPETPPVSVVRYHEFAEGRPHIHDFPALWYVPAAAVVYVAAPGKVLDPKQVFPVGDGIAVFFDPVALGEDGRSPWPAWRTHPLLFPFLHGESGGVLRLQVPADRKTLWDSTIGSIESELTTRQESYRQAALAHLTLLLIELARLAGDIVDDLRRSGEPLLADVFAVIDRRLGESLSLRDVAGEVGMTPGHLTTVVRRRTGRTVQEWIIERRMAEARELLAETDLPVGEVARRVGIADAGYFSRLFSRAHGGSPRQWRAGHARRL; translated from the coding sequence ATTACGCAAGCCACGCGGCTCAGCCGGCACCGCGATGGGGTGCCTGTTTACCGTTACCGGACCGATCCCGAGACACCCCCGGTCTCAGTGGTGCGCTATCACGAGTTCGCCGAAGGTCGACCACACATCCACGATTTTCCCGCGCTCTGGTATGTGCCCGCAGCGGCAGTGGTCTATGTGGCCGCCCCGGGAAAGGTGCTGGACCCCAAGCAGGTGTTTCCCGTCGGGGACGGGATCGCGGTGTTCTTCGATCCGGTCGCCCTGGGTGAGGACGGACGATCGCCCTGGCCGGCCTGGCGGACGCATCCGCTGCTGTTTCCGTTCCTGCACGGAGAAAGCGGCGGAGTGCTGCGCCTGCAGGTGCCTGCCGATCGTAAGACCCTGTGGGACAGCACAATCGGGTCCATCGAAAGCGAACTGACCACGCGGCAGGAGAGCTATCGACAGGCCGCTCTCGCGCACTTGACCCTGCTGCTGATCGAACTGGCCCGCCTGGCCGGTGACATCGTTGACGATCTGCGCCGCAGTGGCGAACCGCTGCTGGCCGACGTGTTCGCGGTGATCGACCGGCGCCTCGGTGAGTCGTTGTCGCTGCGCGATGTGGCCGGGGAGGTCGGCATGACGCCCGGACACCTGACCACGGTGGTCCGCCGACGCACCGGGCGGACGGTGCAGGAATGGATCATCGAACGGCGCATGGCCGAAGCGCGGGAGCTGTTGGCCGAGACCGATCTACCCGTCGGCGAAGTCGCCAGGCGCGTCGGCATAGCGGACGCCGGATACTTCAGCCGGCTCTTCAGCCGGGCGCACGGCGGCTCGCCGCGTCAGTGGCGTGCCGGCCATGCGCGCCGGTTGTGA
- a CDS encoding NAD(P)-dependent oxidoreductase encodes MTSRPRALVTAPLRGPGFVKLAELADVVYDPWIEQTPLRIYNADQLAERITAESADIVVVESDSVKGPVFELGLRAVAATRGDPNNVDIAGATAAGIPVLNTPARNADAVAEMTVALLLAATRRLVAADADVRSGNIFRDGSIPYQRFRGWEIAGLTAGLVGLGAVGRATAWRLSGLGLRVIAHDPYCDDAHHTLEQLLAESDVVSLHAPVTDDTVGMIGTEQFAAMRDGVVFLNSARAQLHDIDALVDALQTGKVAAAGLDHFAGEWLPTDHPLTAMPNVVLTPHIGGATWNTEARQAQLVADDLEALLSGGRPAHIVNPEVLGR; translated from the coding sequence GTGACATCTCGACCACGTGCCCTGGTGACCGCCCCGCTGCGCGGCCCTGGGTTCGTCAAGCTCGCCGAACTGGCCGACGTGGTGTACGACCCCTGGATAGAGCAGACACCGCTGCGCATCTACAACGCTGACCAGCTGGCCGAACGGATCACCGCTGAATCCGCCGATATTGTTGTGGTGGAAAGCGATTCGGTCAAGGGACCGGTGTTCGAACTGGGACTGCGCGCTGTCGCGGCGACCCGCGGCGACCCCAACAACGTCGACATCGCCGGTGCCACGGCGGCCGGCATTCCGGTGCTCAACACCCCGGCGCGCAACGCCGACGCGGTCGCCGAGATGACGGTCGCGCTGCTCCTGGCGGCCACCCGCCGCCTGGTCGCTGCCGACGCGGATGTGCGCAGCGGCAACATCTTTCGTGACGGCAGCATTCCATATCAGCGATTCCGCGGCTGGGAGATCGCCGGGCTCACCGCCGGGCTGGTAGGCCTGGGCGCCGTCGGCCGGGCCACCGCATGGCGGCTGTCGGGACTGGGTCTGCGGGTCATCGCGCACGACCCCTACTGCGACGACGCTCACCACACGCTGGAGCAGTTGCTCGCCGAGTCCGACGTCGTCTCCCTGCACGCGCCGGTCACCGACGACACCGTCGGGATGATCGGAACCGAACAGTTCGCCGCCATGCGTGACGGTGTCGTCTTCCTCAATTCCGCTCGGGCTCAACTGCACGACATCGACGCGCTCGTCGACGCGCTGCAGACCGGCAAGGTGGCGGCCGCGGGTCTGGACCATTTCGCCGGCGAATGGCTGCCCACCGATCACCCGCTCACCGCGATGCCCAACGTCGTCCTGACCCCCCACATCGGCGGCGCGACGTGGAACACTGAGGCACGGCAGGCACAGCTGGTCGCCGACGATCTGGAGGCGCTGCTGTCCGGCGGGAGGCCCGCCCATATCGTCAACCCGGAGGTGCTGGGCAGATGA
- a CDS encoding PE family protein, with protein MSQVMAVPEFMVEAATDLKTIDSALQKAHTLAAGATLAVLPAAADEVSANIAQLFSDYGREYQHLAGQAGVFHERFVQNLNMSAGMYAEAEAVNTALLPLQPLISAVNSFIEASVLQGPLRSLWESIASQVFKTIVNNPLGGLVLGTALVGVVIAVLVFLAIAVQVVPPLFYFFGDAINPTLVALTAVA; from the coding sequence ATGTCGCAGGTAATGGCGGTGCCGGAATTCATGGTGGAGGCAGCTACGGACCTAAAGACCATTGATTCGGCCCTGCAGAAGGCGCACACGCTGGCAGCGGGCGCAACGCTCGCGGTGCTGCCCGCGGCCGCCGACGAGGTATCGGCGAACATCGCACAACTGTTTTCTGATTACGGCCGCGAATATCAACATCTGGCTGGGCAGGCGGGCGTATTTCACGAGCGGTTTGTGCAAAATTTGAACATGAGTGCGGGCATGTACGCCGAAGCGGAGGCCGTCAACACCGCGTTGTTGCCGCTGCAGCCCTTGATCTCGGCCGTGAACTCGTTTATCGAGGCCAGCGTGTTGCAGGGGCCGCTGCGTAGTTTGTGGGAAAGCATCGCCTCTCAGGTATTCAAGACAATCGTCAACAACCCTCTGGGTGGTTTAGTGCTGGGAACTGCGTTGGTAGGCGTTGTTATTGCCGTATTGGTATTTCTCGCGATTGCAGTACAGGTAGTGCCGCCGCTCTTCTATTTCTTCGGTGATGCCATCAACCCCACTCTCGTTGCCTTGACCGCGGTTGCCTGA
- a CDS encoding class I SAM-dependent methyltransferase: MPRAHDDNWDLASSVGATATMVAAGRAMVTMAPDGLIDDPFAEPLVRAVGVDFFVKMMDGELSPEAFENITPERVQAMIDGMGVRTKYFDEYFADATASGIRQAVILASGLDARAYRLPWPDGTVVYEIDQPQVIEFKTTALADVGAEPTATRRTVAIDLRGDWPTALTQAGLDTTQPTAWLAEGLLIYLPPEAQDRLFDNITALSAPGSTVATEFVPGIIDFDVEKVSEMSGRFRDHGVDIDMGALVYSGARNHVVDYLREKGWQAEGVTRTELFEQHGLRVPSPDDDDPLGEIIYISGRLN; the protein is encoded by the coding sequence ATGCCACGCGCTCACGACGACAACTGGGATCTCGCATCGAGCGTCGGTGCCACCGCGACCATGGTCGCCGCGGGGCGCGCGATGGTGACGATGGCTCCCGACGGACTGATCGACGACCCGTTCGCCGAACCGCTGGTGCGTGCGGTCGGTGTGGACTTCTTCGTCAAGATGATGGACGGCGAACTCAGCCCGGAGGCATTCGAGAACATCACCCCCGAGCGCGTCCAGGCGATGATCGACGGAATGGGGGTGCGCACCAAGTATTTCGATGAGTACTTCGCTGACGCGACCGCCTCCGGGATCCGGCAGGCGGTGATCCTGGCGTCCGGGCTGGACGCTCGGGCCTATCGACTGCCCTGGCCGGACGGCACGGTGGTCTACGAGATCGACCAGCCCCAGGTCATCGAGTTCAAAACGACGGCGCTCGCCGACGTCGGGGCCGAACCCACTGCGACGCGACGCACGGTGGCCATCGATTTGCGCGGTGACTGGCCCACCGCCCTCACGCAGGCCGGCCTGGACACCACCCAACCGACGGCGTGGCTGGCTGAAGGGCTGCTCATCTACCTGCCGCCGGAAGCCCAGGACCGGCTGTTCGACAACATCACCGCCCTCAGCGCCCCGGGCAGCACCGTGGCGACCGAATTCGTGCCCGGCATAATCGATTTCGACGTCGAGAAGGTCTCGGAGATGTCGGGCCGCTTCCGCGACCACGGCGTGGACATCGACATGGGCGCGCTGGTGTACTCCGGTGCCCGCAACCATGTCGTCGACTATCTGCGCGAGAAGGGCTGGCAGGCCGAAGGGGTGACCCGGACCGAACTGTTCGAGCAGCACGGTTTGCGAGTTCCGTCCCCTGACGACGATGACCCGCTCGGCGAGATCATCTACATCAGCGGCCGACTGAACTGA
- a CDS encoding cytochrome P450, with protein sequence MTDTAIDLADPELWASEFPDELFAQLRARIPVFHQKLTDDVRSAVGREFWVCTRHADVARVHRDYESFTATRGPLIQDVPLFDAYPAIVSLDPPDHTVRRRVITRAFTPRAVARLEDGIRARAKEMAGALLRDGGGEFVDLAAGLPISVIGDIVGIPEADRPRVFELIDKVLKTAGGQLSVPDGDDLMPFLELFQYPSELTAHKREHPVDDIWSALCTTEITAESGETFLLPANELEIFFFILGLAGADTTRNALCDGIRAFVANPDQTAVYRDDPQARATAVEEVIRYSTPIIFWVRGATRDVVLGDTMIPQGARVVTMLRSANRDEDVFADPYRFDIRRDPNPHQSFGGGGAHHCLGAMLARAEVRAALDEILLPTNNIELGEPRLRLPHLANNMTVYESVPVTLS encoded by the coding sequence ATGACGGATACCGCGATCGATCTTGCCGACCCTGAACTGTGGGCGTCGGAGTTCCCTGATGAGCTGTTCGCGCAGTTGCGCGCCCGCATCCCGGTGTTTCACCAAAAACTCACCGACGACGTCAGATCGGCTGTCGGCCGCGAATTCTGGGTCTGCACTCGGCACGCCGACGTTGCGCGGGTGCACCGCGACTACGAGTCGTTCACCGCCACCCGCGGCCCCCTGATCCAGGATGTACCCCTGTTCGACGCGTACCCGGCCATCGTGAGTCTGGATCCGCCGGATCACACCGTCCGCCGCCGGGTGATCACCCGTGCCTTCACGCCGCGAGCCGTGGCGAGATTGGAGGACGGCATTCGCGCCCGGGCCAAGGAAATGGCCGGCGCGCTGCTGCGCGACGGTGGTGGCGAATTCGTCGATCTTGCTGCGGGACTTCCGATTTCGGTGATCGGTGATATCGTCGGGATTCCCGAAGCCGACCGGCCGCGCGTGTTCGAACTGATCGACAAAGTGTTGAAGACCGCGGGCGGGCAACTGTCGGTTCCCGATGGTGACGACTTGATGCCCTTCCTCGAATTGTTCCAGTACCCCAGCGAGTTGACCGCCCATAAACGTGAACATCCCGTGGACGACATCTGGAGCGCGCTGTGCACCACGGAGATCACCGCGGAATCGGGGGAGACCTTCCTGCTGCCCGCCAACGAGCTGGAGATCTTTTTCTTCATCCTCGGTCTGGCCGGGGCGGACACCACCCGAAATGCGTTGTGTGACGGCATTCGCGCCTTTGTCGCGAACCCCGACCAAACGGCGGTCTACCGCGATGATCCGCAGGCACGGGCCACCGCGGTCGAGGAGGTGATCCGCTACTCCACGCCGATCATCTTCTGGGTGCGTGGGGCGACCAGGGACGTGGTGCTGGGCGACACCATGATTCCGCAGGGCGCACGGGTGGTCACCATGCTGCGTTCGGCCAACCGAGACGAGGACGTCTTCGCTGATCCCTATCGCTTCGACATCCGCCGTGATCCCAACCCGCACCAGTCTTTCGGTGGCGGAGGTGCCCATCATTGCCTGGGGGCGATGCTGGCCCGGGCCGAGGTCAGGGCCGCCCTCGACGAGATTCTGCTGCCTACCAACAACATTGAACTCGGCGAACCCAGGCTCCGGCTACCGCACCTGGCCAACAATATGACCGTGTACGAGTCCGTGCCGGTGACATTGAGCTAG
- a CDS encoding dihydrodipicolinate reductase has translation MRRVVQWSTGNIGKRALGILLDRDDVEVVGVHAFGTDKVGRDAGVLAGREPAGLNATDDVDALLDLAPDCVNYMPRLIDYELVARMLGRGINVVTTGDFLTGSHHPAECAALETAARAGCATFLGTGFEPGFINVVAGFLTGACPRVRNVRLAETLDCTTYPVRDAWRVLGFGKPPRQRITPIDPATQRFGLGYFETLDMVAAMLGAELDGKEAFVENAVVKQDLDLGWTTYEAGTVGGQRRTYRGLRNGRPVIELAICWTMSSDGLDPQWEDPEGFSIVIDGQPYVDATIRFGRPGEDAMTVLMDSTAVAAVNAIPFVCDAAPGVINPIDLPVTGSYGALG, from the coding sequence ATGCGGCGAGTCGTGCAATGGTCCACCGGCAATATCGGCAAGCGGGCGCTGGGCATCCTGCTCGACCGTGACGACGTCGAAGTGGTGGGCGTGCACGCGTTCGGTACGGACAAAGTGGGTCGCGACGCCGGTGTGCTGGCCGGCCGAGAACCCGCCGGGCTGAACGCGACCGACGACGTCGATGCGCTGCTGGACCTGGCGCCGGATTGCGTGAACTACATGCCACGCCTCATCGACTACGAGCTGGTGGCCAGGATGCTGGGCCGGGGCATCAACGTCGTCACGACGGGCGACTTCCTGACCGGCAGCCACCACCCGGCCGAGTGCGCGGCGCTCGAGACGGCGGCCCGGGCGGGCTGCGCGACCTTTCTGGGCACCGGGTTCGAGCCGGGATTCATCAACGTGGTCGCCGGCTTCCTCACCGGCGCCTGCCCTCGCGTGCGCAACGTCCGGTTGGCGGAAACGTTGGACTGCACCACTTATCCGGTCCGCGACGCCTGGCGGGTGCTGGGGTTCGGCAAGCCACCGCGGCAACGGATCACGCCGATCGACCCGGCCACCCAGCGCTTCGGCCTCGGTTACTTCGAGACGCTGGACATGGTTGCCGCCATGCTGGGCGCCGAACTCGACGGTAAGGAGGCTTTCGTCGAAAACGCGGTGGTGAAGCAGGATTTGGATCTCGGCTGGACGACCTACGAGGCCGGTACCGTCGGTGGCCAGCGCCGGACCTACCGCGGATTGCGCAACGGGAGGCCGGTGATAGAGCTGGCCATCTGCTGGACCATGAGCAGCGACGGGCTCGACCCGCAATGGGAGGATCCGGAAGGCTTCAGCATCGTGATCGACGGGCAGCCGTACGTCGACGCGACGATCCGCTTCGGGCGTCCCGGCGAGGACGCGATGACCGTGTTGATGGACAGCACCGCCGTCGCGGCCGTCAACGCCATCCCGTTCGTGTGTGACGCGGCGCCGGGCGTGATCAACCCGATAGACCTGCCTGTCACCGGATCCTATGGGGCCCTGGGCTAG
- a CDS encoding SDR family NAD(P)-dependent oxidoreductase encodes MAGKRVLITGASSGIGAALARAMAARGAVVGVVARREDRLADVLADCRRTSPDSMMWVADLADGITASRLALQAWHAMGGIDVLVNNAAIPKRRSVSALKPIEVENVMQVNFIAPMRLTLALLPRMLARRAGTVINVSSVAGRLGIAAESAYCASKFALCGWTEAMAIDLADTGVSVKLIQPGPVDTEIWDQPDNEPPVYSGPKVTPQEIAEGIIAAMDSDRFEHYLPDLKAVVDAKNADLDAFIAGMAQP; translated from the coding sequence GTGGCAGGCAAGCGCGTGCTCATCACGGGGGCTTCATCGGGGATCGGCGCGGCCCTCGCCAGGGCGATGGCTGCCCGGGGCGCCGTAGTGGGGGTGGTGGCGCGCCGCGAGGACCGGCTGGCGGACGTCCTGGCCGATTGCCGTCGCACTTCTCCGGACTCGATGATGTGGGTCGCCGATCTCGCCGACGGCATCACGGCGAGCAGGCTGGCGCTGCAGGCCTGGCACGCGATGGGCGGCATCGACGTGTTGGTCAACAATGCCGCGATTCCCAAGCGGCGCAGCGTTTCTGCGCTCAAGCCGATCGAGGTGGAGAATGTCATGCAAGTCAACTTCATCGCTCCGATGCGGCTGACGCTGGCACTGTTGCCACGCATGCTGGCCCGCCGCGCGGGCACCGTGATCAATGTGTCGAGTGTCGCGGGACGACTGGGCATCGCTGCCGAATCAGCATACTGCGCAAGCAAATTCGCACTCTGCGGCTGGACCGAGGCGATGGCCATCGACCTGGCGGACACCGGTGTGTCGGTGAAGTTGATTCAGCCGGGACCGGTTGATACGGAGATCTGGGACCAGCCCGATAACGAGCCGCCCGTCTACAGCGGACCCAAGGTGACACCGCAAGAGATTGCCGAGGGCATCATCGCGGCAATGGACAGTGACCGTTTCGAGCATTACCTGCCCGACCTAAAGGCGGTGGTCGACGCCAAGAACGCCGACCTCGACGCCTTCATTGCGGGCATGGCGCAACCGTGA
- a CDS encoding TetR/AcrR family transcriptional regulator codes for MEAPVLRYGALDREHLIKHLWQLAKRVGVHKVTMRELAAEAGTRPSSVYYHVRDKSELLDLLIESVLAQIQVPQQGDWESRLVALYMNAWQVLVEVPGIAGLLQGHPHTAAATEMDRATRRILHESGLQAEYFEAAHAALYVHLLGSVQLEHLHRTADGPSDGAFSYGLRLILSGLRNEITEAS; via the coding sequence ATGGAAGCGCCGGTATTGCGCTACGGCGCTCTGGATCGCGAGCATCTGATCAAGCACCTGTGGCAACTGGCCAAACGCGTCGGCGTGCACAAGGTGACGATGCGCGAGCTGGCGGCAGAAGCGGGGACCAGGCCGTCCTCGGTGTACTACCACGTACGCGACAAGTCCGAACTGCTCGATCTGCTGATCGAATCGGTTTTGGCGCAGATCCAGGTTCCACAGCAGGGCGACTGGGAATCCCGGCTGGTCGCGCTCTACATGAACGCGTGGCAGGTGCTCGTCGAAGTTCCGGGCATCGCCGGCCTGTTGCAGGGGCATCCGCACACCGCGGCGGCGACTGAGATGGACCGCGCCACCCGCCGCATCCTGCACGAATCGGGTCTGCAGGCAGAGTATTTCGAGGCGGCACACGCGGCGCTGTACGTCCACCTACTGGGCTCGGTGCAACTCGAACATCTGCACCGCACGGCCGACGGGCCCAGCGACGGCGCGTTCTCCTACGGCTTACGCCTGATCCTCAGCGGTCTGCGCAACGAGATAACGGAGGCTTCATGA